The following proteins are encoded in a genomic region of Periophthalmus magnuspinnatus isolate fPerMag1 chromosome 21, fPerMag1.2.pri, whole genome shotgun sequence:
- the tmtc4 gene encoding protein O-mannosyl-transferase TMTC4 isoform X2, translating into MTLSEVFWDRHIPLPKLSPLLAKVCVGVLALLCFINSYDGEFVFDDSEAIVNNKDLRPTTPLSNLWRNDFWGSNLSSNSSHKSYRPLTVLTFRLNYLLVGGLHPVGFHVLNILLHAVISALMIDMFAILTGGLSYDEKGRIQNLAPKTSLLAALFFAAHPVHTESVAGIVGRADLLCALFFQLSFLSYTRAFNKGSDRDDRFSVQWVVASLLLCAAAMLCKEQGITVLGVNAAFDVLLICNVNVYELSQRLLLRKKTSSISDFFHVGLLRRLALMLLGGLSMLYARWKIMGTGPPAFTEVDNPASFAENIFFRIVNYNYYYCLNAWLLVCPWWLCFDWSMGCVPLIKSAADWRMMWLVLLWCFLIGLINQALCSQDIQKRRTLTLALVLLVVPFLPASNIFFRVGFVVAERVLYLSSAGYCLLVAYCVGQCCSRWAKYRKLLYVSMVALLCVYVVRCALRSHQWRSEKTLFTSALSVCPLNAKVHYNVGKNLADRGNTTAAIVFYREAVRLHPTYVHAMNNLGNILKERNALVEAEDLLSKAVSIQPDFAAAWMNLGIVQNSLQKFEEAERSYWNAIRFRKKYPDCYYNLGRLYADQNRHVDALNAWRNATMLKPDHSLAWNNMVILLDNTGNLGQAEAIGREALRIVPNDHTIMFSLANVLGKLQKYKESEGFFLSALKINPNAASCHGNLAVLYHRWGKLELAKKHYELSLKLDPEAPGTRDNYNMLRRKLDQLKRQTP; encoded by the exons ATGACATTGTCTGAGGTGTTCTGGGATCGCCACATTCCGCTGCCAAAGCTCTCACCTCTCCTGGCAAAGGTCTGTGTGGGCGTGCTGGCACTCCTCTGCTTTATCAACAGTTATGATGGGGAGTTTGTATTTGATGACTCTGAAGCAATCGTCAACAACAAG GACTTGAGACCAACGACGCCTCTCAGCAATCTGTGGAGGAATGATTTTTGGGGAAGTAACCTCAGTAGCAACTCGAGTCACAAATCCTATAGACCTCTCACTGTCCTCACATTTAG GTTGAACTACCTCTTGGTGGGAGGTCTGCACCCTGTCGGTTTCCATGTGTTGAATATCCTCCTTCACGCGGTTATATCCGCCCTCATGATTGACATGTTTGCTATTCTGACGGGTGGACTGTCCTATGATGAAAAGGGAAGGATACAGAACCTTGCTCCCAAGACGTCTCTGCTGGCTGCACTCTtctttgctgctcatccagttCACACAGAAAGT GTCGCTGGTATAGTGGGCAGAGCAGACCTGCTGTGTGCCCTGTTTTTCCAGCTGTCCTTTCTATCCTACActagagcttttaacaaag GGAGTGACAGAGATGACAGGTTTTCTGTCCAGTGGGTTGTGGCCAGCCTCTTGCTGTGTGCTGCAGCAATGCTTTGTAAAGAACAAGGCATCACTGTTTTG GGTGTGAATGCAGCCTTTGATGTCCTGTTGATCTGTAATGTTAATGTGTATGAACTCAGCCAGAGGCTACTTCTTAGGAAGAAGACTTCCAGT ATAAGTGACTTTTTTCATGTGGGACTCCTGCGACGGTTGGCTCTTATGCTGCTTGGAGGATTATCAATGCTCTATGCTCGGTGGAAGATCATGGGAACTGGCCCTCCAGCTTTCACTGAAGTGGACAACCCAGCCTCATTtgctgaaaatattttttttagg ATAGTGAACtataattactactactgtctTAATGCCTGGCTGCTGGTATGTCCTTGGTGGCTCTGTTTTGATTGGTCCATGGGCTGTGTGCCTCTTATTAAATCCGCTGCTGATTGGAGGATGATGTGGCTGGTGCTCCTTTggtgctttctgattggcttgATAAACCAAGCCTTATGTTCCCAGGACATACAGAAAAGAAG GACTCTGACTTTGGCCCTGGTGTTACTGGTGGTCCCCTTCCTCCCGGCCTCCAACATATTCTTCAGAGTGGGCTTTGTGGTTGCAGAGCGAGTGCTGTACCTGTCTTCAGCTGGATACTGTTTACTCGTCGCCTACTGTGTGGGACAGTGTTGTAGCCGCTGGGCCAAATACAGG AAGCTGTTGTATGTTTCCATGGTCGcactgttgtgtgtgtatgtggtacGCTGCGCTCTCCGCAGTCACCAGTGGCGCTCAGAGAAAACCCTTTTCACCAGTGCCCTGTCTGTCTGCCCCCTCAATGCCAAG GTCCATTACAATGTAGGTAAAAACTTAGCTGACAGAGGAAACACCACAGCTGCTATTGTGTTTTACAGAGAGGCAGTGAG GCTGCATCCAACTTACGTCCATGCCATGAATAACTTGGGGAACATACTAAAAGAAAGAAACGCACTCGTGGAAGCTGAAGATCTGCTCTCTAAAGCCGTTTCTATCCA gCCTGATTTCGCTGCGGCTTGGATGAACCTCGGTATTGTTCAGAATAGTCTGCAGAAGTTTGAGGAGGCAGAACGCAGCTACTGGAACGCAATCCGCTTCCGTAAAAAGTACCCAGACTGTTACTACAATCTGGGACGTTTG TACGCTGACCAAAATAGACACGTGGACGCACTAAACGCATGGAGGAACGCAACGATGCTAAAGCCTGACCACAGCCTGGCCTGGAACAACATGGTTATTCTGTTGGATAATACTG gTAACTTGGGTCAGGCTGAAGCGATCGGACGAGAAGCTTTGAGAATTGTCCCCAACGATCACACAATCATGTTCTCGCTCGCAAACGTCCTCGggaaattacaaaaatacaag GAGTCAGAAGGGTTCTTTCTCAGCGCTCTTAAGATCAATCCCAATGCTGCCAGTTGCCATGGCAATTTAG CCGTGCTGTACCATCGCTGGGGAAAGCTGGAGCTGGCAAAGAAACACTACGAACTGTCTCTGAAGTTAGACCCCGAGGCTCCCGGGACCCGAGACAACTACAACATGCTGCGGCGTAAACTGGACCAGCTCAAAAGACAAACGCCGTAG
- the tmtc4 gene encoding protein O-mannosyl-transferase TMTC4 isoform X1: MTLSEVFWDRHIPLPKLSPLLAKVCVGVLALLCFINSYDGEFVFDDSEAIVNNKDLRPTTPLSNLWRNDFWGSNLSSNSSHKSYRPLTVLTFRLNYLLVGGLHPVGFHVLNILLHAVISALMIDMFAILTGGLSYDEKGRIQNLAPKTSLLAALFFAAHPVHTESVAGIVGRADLLCALFFQLSFLSYTRAFNKAGSDRDDRFSVQWVVASLLLCAAAMLCKEQGITVLGVNAAFDVLLICNVNVYELSQRLLLRKKTSSISDFFHVGLLRRLALMLLGGLSMLYARWKIMGTGPPAFTEVDNPASFAENIFFRIVNYNYYYCLNAWLLVCPWWLCFDWSMGCVPLIKSAADWRMMWLVLLWCFLIGLINQALCSQDIQKRRTLTLALVLLVVPFLPASNIFFRVGFVVAERVLYLSSAGYCLLVAYCVGQCCSRWAKYRKLLYVSMVALLCVYVVRCALRSHQWRSEKTLFTSALSVCPLNAKVHYNVGKNLADRGNTTAAIVFYREAVRLHPTYVHAMNNLGNILKERNALVEAEDLLSKAVSIQPDFAAAWMNLGIVQNSLQKFEEAERSYWNAIRFRKKYPDCYYNLGRLYADQNRHVDALNAWRNATMLKPDHSLAWNNMVILLDNTGNLGQAEAIGREALRIVPNDHTIMFSLANVLGKLQKYKESEGFFLSALKINPNAASCHGNLAVLYHRWGKLELAKKHYELSLKLDPEAPGTRDNYNMLRRKLDQLKRQTP, encoded by the exons ATGACATTGTCTGAGGTGTTCTGGGATCGCCACATTCCGCTGCCAAAGCTCTCACCTCTCCTGGCAAAGGTCTGTGTGGGCGTGCTGGCACTCCTCTGCTTTATCAACAGTTATGATGGGGAGTTTGTATTTGATGACTCTGAAGCAATCGTCAACAACAAG GACTTGAGACCAACGACGCCTCTCAGCAATCTGTGGAGGAATGATTTTTGGGGAAGTAACCTCAGTAGCAACTCGAGTCACAAATCCTATAGACCTCTCACTGTCCTCACATTTAG GTTGAACTACCTCTTGGTGGGAGGTCTGCACCCTGTCGGTTTCCATGTGTTGAATATCCTCCTTCACGCGGTTATATCCGCCCTCATGATTGACATGTTTGCTATTCTGACGGGTGGACTGTCCTATGATGAAAAGGGAAGGATACAGAACCTTGCTCCCAAGACGTCTCTGCTGGCTGCACTCTtctttgctgctcatccagttCACACAGAAAGT GTCGCTGGTATAGTGGGCAGAGCAGACCTGCTGTGTGCCCTGTTTTTCCAGCTGTCCTTTCTATCCTACActagagcttttaacaaag CAGGGAGTGACAGAGATGACAGGTTTTCTGTCCAGTGGGTTGTGGCCAGCCTCTTGCTGTGTGCTGCAGCAATGCTTTGTAAAGAACAAGGCATCACTGTTTTG GGTGTGAATGCAGCCTTTGATGTCCTGTTGATCTGTAATGTTAATGTGTATGAACTCAGCCAGAGGCTACTTCTTAGGAAGAAGACTTCCAGT ATAAGTGACTTTTTTCATGTGGGACTCCTGCGACGGTTGGCTCTTATGCTGCTTGGAGGATTATCAATGCTCTATGCTCGGTGGAAGATCATGGGAACTGGCCCTCCAGCTTTCACTGAAGTGGACAACCCAGCCTCATTtgctgaaaatattttttttagg ATAGTGAACtataattactactactgtctTAATGCCTGGCTGCTGGTATGTCCTTGGTGGCTCTGTTTTGATTGGTCCATGGGCTGTGTGCCTCTTATTAAATCCGCTGCTGATTGGAGGATGATGTGGCTGGTGCTCCTTTggtgctttctgattggcttgATAAACCAAGCCTTATGTTCCCAGGACATACAGAAAAGAAG GACTCTGACTTTGGCCCTGGTGTTACTGGTGGTCCCCTTCCTCCCGGCCTCCAACATATTCTTCAGAGTGGGCTTTGTGGTTGCAGAGCGAGTGCTGTACCTGTCTTCAGCTGGATACTGTTTACTCGTCGCCTACTGTGTGGGACAGTGTTGTAGCCGCTGGGCCAAATACAGG AAGCTGTTGTATGTTTCCATGGTCGcactgttgtgtgtgtatgtggtacGCTGCGCTCTCCGCAGTCACCAGTGGCGCTCAGAGAAAACCCTTTTCACCAGTGCCCTGTCTGTCTGCCCCCTCAATGCCAAG GTCCATTACAATGTAGGTAAAAACTTAGCTGACAGAGGAAACACCACAGCTGCTATTGTGTTTTACAGAGAGGCAGTGAG GCTGCATCCAACTTACGTCCATGCCATGAATAACTTGGGGAACATACTAAAAGAAAGAAACGCACTCGTGGAAGCTGAAGATCTGCTCTCTAAAGCCGTTTCTATCCA gCCTGATTTCGCTGCGGCTTGGATGAACCTCGGTATTGTTCAGAATAGTCTGCAGAAGTTTGAGGAGGCAGAACGCAGCTACTGGAACGCAATCCGCTTCCGTAAAAAGTACCCAGACTGTTACTACAATCTGGGACGTTTG TACGCTGACCAAAATAGACACGTGGACGCACTAAACGCATGGAGGAACGCAACGATGCTAAAGCCTGACCACAGCCTGGCCTGGAACAACATGGTTATTCTGTTGGATAATACTG gTAACTTGGGTCAGGCTGAAGCGATCGGACGAGAAGCTTTGAGAATTGTCCCCAACGATCACACAATCATGTTCTCGCTCGCAAACGTCCTCGggaaattacaaaaatacaag GAGTCAGAAGGGTTCTTTCTCAGCGCTCTTAAGATCAATCCCAATGCTGCCAGTTGCCATGGCAATTTAG CCGTGCTGTACCATCGCTGGGGAAAGCTGGAGCTGGCAAAGAAACACTACGAACTGTCTCTGAAGTTAGACCCCGAGGCTCCCGGGACCCGAGACAACTACAACATGCTGCGGCGTAAACTGGACCAGCTCAAAAGACAAACGCCGTAG